The following coding sequences are from one Syntrophorhabdaceae bacterium window:
- a CDS encoding class I SAM-dependent methyltransferase translates to METSDWDTRYREGFYGEEKGPHSLLERFAPIVPAGIAVDIAMGSGRDAIFLAERGFAVYGLERSMEAIKKSRQTMAERGKNIFAVYGDANNLPFRSGSADMVVVFYFLLRNIMEEISRLLRKGGILIYETFLKRQNLIDRHREEEYLLDDGELIGYFPEMEPLFYEETITNRAGKRRIIARYAGRKR, encoded by the coding sequence TTGGAGACGTCTGACTGGGACACAAGGTATAGAGAGGGGTTTTATGGTGAGGAAAAAGGACCCCACAGCCTTCTGGAGCGATTCGCACCCATTGTTCCCGCGGGGATTGCCGTAGATATTGCAATGGGCAGCGGGCGGGACGCCATTTTTCTTGCCGAAAGGGGGTTTGCCGTATATGGGCTTGAAAGGTCCATGGAGGCCATAAAGAAGTCCCGTCAAACAATGGCGGAGAGAGGCAAAAATATCTTTGCCGTCTATGGCGACGCGAACAACCTGCCCTTCAGAAGCGGGTCGGCCGACATGGTTGTTGTATTCTATTTTTTGCTCAGGAACATTATGGAAGAGATCTCCCGGCTCTTGCGGAAAGGTGGTATACTGATATACGAGACCTTTTTAAAAAGACAGAATCTCATTGACAGGCACAGGGAAGAAGAGTATCTGTTGGACGACGGAGAGCTCATCGGATATTTTCCGGAAATGGAGCCGCTCTTCTATGAGGAGACGATAACCAACCGTGCGGGCAAGAGGAGAATCATAGCACGATATGCGGGGAGGAAGAGATGA